The following proteins come from a genomic window of Nicotiana tomentosiformis chromosome 12, ASM39032v3, whole genome shotgun sequence:
- the LOC104094707 gene encoding nucleoside diphosphate kinase 3-like, whose translation MNSQICRSASRATKSLFSAYSKQRSRAFSGGRAVAAAATVSLRGVVPSLASYGRTDSGNSSRAWISGILALPAAAYMIQEQEAHAAEMERTFIAIKPDGVQRGLISEIVSRFERKGFKLVAIKIVVPSKDFAGKHYHDLKERPFFNGLCDFLSSGPVVAMVWEGEGVIRYGRKLIGATDPQKSEPGTIRGDLAVVVGRNIIHGSDGPETAKDEIKLWFKPEELVKYTSNDEKWIYGVN comes from the exons ATGAATTCTCAGATTTGCAGATCTGCTTCACGAGCTACTAAATCTCTGTTTTCTGCTTATTCTAAGCAGCGTTCTCGTGCCTTTTCTG GGGGACGAGCAGTGGCTGCAGCAGCCACAGTTTCTTTGAGAGGAGTTGTGCCTTCTTTAGCTTCATATGGCAGGACTGACTCTGGAAATTCATCTAGAGCTTGGATTTCGGGAATCCTCGCCCTTCCTGCAGCAG CTTACATGATCCAGGAGCAAGAAGCACATGCTGCTGAG ATGGAGCGTACCTTCATCGCCATCAAGCCAGATGGAGTACAAAGGGGCTTG ATTTCAGAAATCGTATCGCGCTTTGAGCGCAAAGGTTTCAAGTTGGTTGCGATCAAAATTGTTGTTCCATCTAAGGATTTTGCCGGAAAGCACTATCATGACCTTAAGGAGAGACCATTCTTTAACGGCCTATGTGATTTCCTCAGCTCCGGCCCTGTTGTAGCAATG GTATGGGAAGGCGAGGGAGTAATTAGATATGGACGGAAGCTTATTGGAGCGACAGATCCGCAAAAATCAGAACCTGGAACAATCAGAGGTGACTTAGCTGTTGTAGTCGGAAG GAACATCATCCATGGAAGCGATGGACCCGAGACTGCCAAGGATGAGATCAAACTATGGTTCAAACCAGAAGAGTTGGTTAAATATACAAGCAATGATGAGAAGTGGATATATGGTGTGAACTGA